Proteins from one Triticum aestivum cultivar Chinese Spring chromosome 7A, IWGSC CS RefSeq v2.1, whole genome shotgun sequence genomic window:
- the LOC123149128 gene encoding serine/threonine-protein phosphatase 2A activator isoform X2: MSNPESTPQAAASSTSPPSHAGHIHTPLCRSCGAPAAAPAPAPWTGDSPPPAYRPIRMPAINAPTNTAAIVLSPVPLPLPVPPASPPFAFQAPAKRIASPDDIARFKDSTHGRHFLGFVASLSASVHGRKLSDPLPSPPSPAVSALLDLISALSAFVASTPPFPHSSRYGNPAFRLWHEKLGDSVNELIAPITATATSPSDLAGAEVELAPYLLDSFGNGTRIDYGTGHETNFAAFLYCLARLGLITEPDYPAVVLRVFASYLDLMRTLQDTYLLEPAGSHGVWGLDDYHFLPFVFGAAQLIDHKYMKPKSIHNPDILENFSKEYMYLACVMYVKKVKKGPFAEHSPMLDDISAVPNWKKVNSGLLKMYKAEVLEKVPIMQHFLFGSLIKWED, encoded by the exons atgTCCAACCCCGAATCGACCCCCCAAGCCGCCGCGTCGTCCACCTCGCCTCCCTCCCACGCCGGCCACATCCACACCCCGCTCTGCCGCTCCTGCGGCGCGCCCGCCGCGGCGCCCGCCCCCGCCCCCTGGACCGGGGACTCCCCGCCGCCCGCCTACCGCCCCATCCGCATGCCGGCCATCAACGCGCccaccaacaccgccgccatcgTCCTCTCCCCGGTCCCGCTGC CCCTGCCggtgccgcccgcctcgccgcccttcGCCTTCCAGGCCCCTGCCAAGCGCATCGCGTCCCCCGACGACATCGCCCGCTTCAAGGACTCCACCCACGGCCGCCACTTCCTCGGCTTCGTCGCCTCGCTCTCCGCCTCCGTGCACGGCCGCAAGCTCTCCGACccgctcccctcccctccctcccccgcCGTCTCCGCCCTCCTCGACCTCATCTCCGCGCTCTCCGCCTTCGTCGCCTCCACCCCGCCGTTCCCGCACAGCTCCCGCTACGGGAACCCCGCCTTCCGCCTCTGGCACGAGAAGCTCGGCGACTCCGTCAACGAGCTGATCGCCCCCATCACAGCCACCGCCACGTCCCCCTCGGACCTGGCCGGCGCCGAGGTCGAGCTCGCGCCGTACCTCCTCGACTCCTTCGGCAACGGCACCCGCATCGACTACGGCACGGGGCACGAGACCAACTTCGCCGCCTTCCTCTACTGCCTGGCCCGGCTCGGGCTCATCACCGAGCCCGATTACCCCGCCGTCGTGCTACGGGTGTTTGCTTCCTACCTCGACCTCATGCGCACGCTGCAGGACACGTACCTGCTGGAGCCTGCGGGCTCGCACGGCGTCTGGGGGCTAGATGATTACCATTTCCTGCCCTTTGTGTTTGGGGCTGCACAACTGATTGATCACAAGTACATGAAACCCAAGTCGATCCACAACCCGGATATCTTGGAGAACTTCTCGAAGGAGTACATGTACCTGGCGTGCGTCATGTATGTGAAAAAAGTGAAGAAGGGGCCCTTTGCGGAGCATTCACCGATGTTGGATGATATCAGCGCGGTGCCGAACTGGAAGAAGGTGAACAGTGGGCTGCTCAAGATGTACAAGGCTGAAGTGCTTGAGAAGGTGCCCATCATGCAGCATTTCCTCTTTGGCTCACTTATCAAATG
- the LOC123149128 gene encoding serine/threonine-protein phosphatase 2A activator isoform X1 has translation MSNPESTPQAAASSTSPPSHAGHIHTPLCRSCGAPAAAPAPAPWTGDSPPPAYRPIRMPAINAPTNTAAIVLSPVPLPLPVPPASPPFAFQAPAKRIASPDDIARFKDSTHGRHFLGFVASLSASVHGRKLSDPLPSPPSPAVSALLDLISALSAFVASTPPFPHSSRYGNPAFRLWHEKLGDSVNELIAPITATATSPSDLAGAEVELAPYLLDSFGNGTRIDYGTGHETNFAAFLYCLARLGLITEPDYPAVVLRVFASYLDLMRTLQDTYLLEPAGSHGVWGLDDYHFLPFVFGAAQLIDHKYMKPKSIHNPDILENFSKEYMYLACVMYVKKVKKGPFAEHSPMLDDISAVPNWKKVNSGLLKMYKAEVLEKVPIMQHFLFGSLIKWYGS, from the exons atgTCCAACCCCGAATCGACCCCCCAAGCCGCCGCGTCGTCCACCTCGCCTCCCTCCCACGCCGGCCACATCCACACCCCGCTCTGCCGCTCCTGCGGCGCGCCCGCCGCGGCGCCCGCCCCCGCCCCCTGGACCGGGGACTCCCCGCCGCCCGCCTACCGCCCCATCCGCATGCCGGCCATCAACGCGCccaccaacaccgccgccatcgTCCTCTCCCCGGTCCCGCTGC CCCTGCCggtgccgcccgcctcgccgcccttcGCCTTCCAGGCCCCTGCCAAGCGCATCGCGTCCCCCGACGACATCGCCCGCTTCAAGGACTCCACCCACGGCCGCCACTTCCTCGGCTTCGTCGCCTCGCTCTCCGCCTCCGTGCACGGCCGCAAGCTCTCCGACccgctcccctcccctccctcccccgcCGTCTCCGCCCTCCTCGACCTCATCTCCGCGCTCTCCGCCTTCGTCGCCTCCACCCCGCCGTTCCCGCACAGCTCCCGCTACGGGAACCCCGCCTTCCGCCTCTGGCACGAGAAGCTCGGCGACTCCGTCAACGAGCTGATCGCCCCCATCACAGCCACCGCCACGTCCCCCTCGGACCTGGCCGGCGCCGAGGTCGAGCTCGCGCCGTACCTCCTCGACTCCTTCGGCAACGGCACCCGCATCGACTACGGCACGGGGCACGAGACCAACTTCGCCGCCTTCCTCTACTGCCTGGCCCGGCTCGGGCTCATCACCGAGCCCGATTACCCCGCCGTCGTGCTACGGGTGTTTGCTTCCTACCTCGACCTCATGCGCACGCTGCAGGACACGTACCTGCTGGAGCCTGCGGGCTCGCACGGCGTCTGGGGGCTAGATGATTACCATTTCCTGCCCTTTGTGTTTGGGGCTGCACAACTGATTGATCACAAGTACATGAAACCCAAGTCGATCCACAACCCGGATATCTTGGAGAACTTCTCGAAGGAGTACATGTACCTGGCGTGCGTCATGTATGTGAAAAAAGTGAAGAAGGGGCCCTTTGCGGAGCATTCACCGATGTTGGATGATATCAGCGCGGTGCCGAACTGGAAGAAGGTGAACAGTGGGCTGCTCAAGATGTACAAGGCTGAAGTGCTTGAGAAGGTGCCCATCATGCAGCATTTCCTCTTTGGCTCACTTATCAAATGGTATGGATCCTGA
- the LOC123149129 gene encoding protein EXORDIUM-like 2: MGDRKTASLLPLLCLFSLLVAAAAPRCAAYSPRTLFLVKPDPIVLRDHGGALLTGNLTVKVNVLYYGRFAPAQRAVVADFVRSVSAPAPRGAAEPSVASWWRTVSLYRGGGARLRLGRELLDERMSLGRSLSLENVTALARGAGHHRGAITAVLTAPDVLVAPFCMSRCGAHDHATAGAHGRARYAYLWVGNPAQQCPGQCAWPFHRPSYGPQAPPLVPPSGDVGTDGMVISLAALLAGTVTNPYGDGYYQGNDADGAGPEAATACAGIFGSGAYPGYPGRLLVDRATGASYNAVGLSGRKYLLPALWDPTTSQCRTLV; the protein is encoded by the coding sequence ATGGGCGACCGCAAGACGGCGTCGTTGCTGCCACTGCTCtgcctcttctccctcctcgtcgcCGCCGCGGCGCCGCGGTGCGCGGCGTACAGCCCGCGGACGCTGTTCCTGGTGAAGCCCGACCCGATCGTGCTCCGGGACCACGGCGGCGCGCTACTCACGGGGAACCTCACGGTCAAGGTCAACGTCCTCTACTACGGCCGCTTCGCACCGGCGCAGCGCGCCGTCGTCGCCGACTTCGTGCGGTCGGTCTCGGCGCCGGCCCCGCGCGGCGCCGCCGAGCCGTCCGTGGCGTCCTGGTGGCGCACCGTCTCGCTGTACCGCGGCGGTGGCGCGCGGCTGAGGCTCGGCCGGGAGCTCCTCGACGAGCGCATGTCGCTGGGCCGGTCCCTCTCGCTGGAGAACGTCACGGCGCTGGCGAGGGGCGCGGGGCACCACCGCGGCGCCATCACCGCCGTGCTCACGGCGCCCGACGTCCTCGTGGCGCCCTTCTGCATGTCCCGGTGCGGCGCCCACGACCACGCCACCGCCGGCGCGCACGGCAGGGCGAGGTACGCGTACCTGTGGGTGGGCAACCCGGCCCAGCAGTGCCCCGGCCAGTGCGCGTGGCCGTTCCACCGGCCGTCGTACGGGCCCCAGGCCCCGCCGCTCGTGCCGCCCAGCGGCGACGTGGGAACGGACGGCATGGTGATCAGCCTCGCCGCGCTCCTCGCCGGCACGGTGACCAACCCCTACGGCGACGGGTACTACCAGGGCAATGATGCAGACGGCGCCGGGCCGGAGGCCGCCACGGCGTGCGCCGGCATCTTCGGGAGCGGCGCCTACCCCGGCTACCCGGGGAGGCTGCTCGTGGACCGGGCCACCGGCGCGAGCTACAACGCCGTCGGGCTGAGCGGGAGGAAGTACCTGCTGCCGGCGCTGTGGGACCCGACCACGTCGCAGTGCAGGACGCTGGTGTAG